Proteins from a genomic interval of Nocardia sp. BMG51109:
- a CDS encoding DUF4190 domain-containing protein, with protein MNDPYYWQEQAVPSQAVEHPQATTVLLLGVLSVFCCGALGPVAWVLGKRAMDQIEASQGALGGRTQVLVGYILGVVGTILMALIGILFFLMVLGGNADGNA; from the coding sequence ATGAACGACCCGTACTACTGGCAGGAGCAGGCGGTACCGAGCCAGGCGGTGGAACATCCGCAGGCCACCACGGTGCTGCTACTCGGCGTGCTGAGCGTATTCTGTTGCGGCGCACTGGGTCCGGTGGCGTGGGTGCTGGGCAAGCGGGCAATGGACCAGATCGAGGCCTCGCAAGGTGCGCTGGGTGGCCGCACGCAGGTGCTGGTCGGTTACATCCTCGGCGTCGTCGGCACCATCCTGATGGCGCTGATCGGGATCCTGTTCTTCCTGATGGTGCTCGGCGGGAACGCCGACGGAAACGCCTGA
- a CDS encoding enoyl-CoA hydratase/isomerase family protein, with the protein MSSELHVDASAGIAVLTLNRPAQQNAITPAMAAELGAALRRCDSEDAIRAVIITGTPPAFCAGADLSHRAGEVTGTIDPPPWQVRKPVIAAVNGHAVGIGLALALQCDLRYMARDAVYGLNQVRRAVLADGYAHWTLPRLVGMANAADIMLTGRTFDGDEAKAMGLANSCLPTGEVLPTALAVAHDIAAGSAPLPAALSKRLLWESLGMSAEAVGKLESELNTYVAQSVDGGEGMAALHDRRQPKWSGSVSTEWPAWGVPISPTRPGLD; encoded by the coding sequence ATGAGTTCGGAACTGCACGTCGATGCCTCGGCCGGGATCGCCGTGCTCACGCTCAACCGTCCCGCCCAGCAGAACGCCATCACGCCGGCCATGGCCGCCGAATTGGGTGCGGCGCTGCGGCGTTGCGATTCCGAGGACGCCATCCGCGCGGTGATCATCACGGGTACGCCGCCCGCCTTCTGCGCGGGCGCCGACCTGTCGCACCGGGCCGGCGAGGTCACCGGAACCATCGATCCACCGCCGTGGCAGGTGCGCAAGCCGGTGATCGCGGCGGTGAACGGGCATGCGGTCGGGATCGGGCTGGCGCTCGCGCTGCAGTGCGACCTGCGGTATATGGCCCGTGACGCGGTGTACGGACTCAACCAGGTCCGGCGGGCGGTGCTCGCCGACGGCTACGCGCACTGGACGCTGCCGCGGCTGGTCGGCATGGCCAACGCCGCCGACATCATGCTCACCGGCCGCACCTTCGACGGCGACGAGGCGAAGGCGATGGGGCTGGCCAACAGCTGCCTGCCGACGGGCGAGGTGCTGCCGACCGCACTGGCCGTGGCGCACGACATCGCCGCCGGGTCGGCCCCGCTGCCGGCGGCGCTGTCCAAGCGGCTGCTGTGGGAGAGCCTGGGGATGAGCGCGGAGGCCGTCGGCAAGCTGGAGAGCGAACTCAATACCTATGTGGCGCAGAGCGTCGACGGCGGCGAGGGGATGGCAGCCCTGCACGATCGGCGGCAGCCGAAGTGGTCCGGCAGCGTCAGCACCGAATGGCCTGCCTGGGGCGTGCCGATCAGCCCCACGCGCCCCGGACTGGATTGA
- a CDS encoding acyl-CoA dehydrogenase family protein — MIDFSIPADLAAERDRIRQFVIDKIVPYERDPRLTSHGPNDDLRRELVELARAEKLLTVQAPVELGGRGLSHVEQAVLYEAAGWSTLGPVAMNCAAPDEGNMFLLSKVANPEQSDRYLMPVIDGSQRSVFAMTEPDGAGSDPGQLATTATFDGENFTVNGRKWLITGADGAKTWIIMARLEANPHLPEGPTLFLAEGGSPGIVVERTMNTMDRNYVGGHGVVRFENLVLPKESVLGETGQALRYAQLRLAPARLTHCMRWLGAAERAQSIAVEHAKTRTAFGRPIGEHEGVSFLLADNEIALHQCRLTIWHACWLMDQGHKARHESSIAKSSVSEELFKVADRCVQVLGGIGISDETVVEMIFRDMRAFRLYDGPTEVHKWAIGRKVLR; from the coding sequence ATGATCGACTTCTCGATTCCCGCCGACCTGGCCGCCGAACGCGACCGGATCCGCCAGTTCGTCATCGACAAGATCGTTCCGTACGAGCGCGATCCCCGGCTGACCTCGCACGGTCCGAACGACGATCTGCGCCGGGAACTGGTCGAGCTGGCCCGGGCCGAGAAGTTGCTGACCGTTCAGGCCCCGGTGGAGCTGGGCGGGCGCGGCCTGTCGCATGTCGAGCAGGCGGTGCTCTACGAGGCCGCCGGCTGGTCCACCCTCGGCCCGGTCGCGATGAACTGCGCGGCCCCGGACGAGGGCAACATGTTCCTGCTGTCCAAGGTCGCGAATCCCGAACAGTCCGACCGCTACCTGATGCCGGTGATCGACGGCAGCCAGCGCTCGGTGTTCGCGATGACCGAACCGGACGGCGCCGGCTCGGACCCGGGGCAGCTGGCCACCACCGCCACCTTCGATGGCGAGAACTTCACCGTCAACGGCCGCAAATGGCTGATCACCGGCGCCGACGGGGCGAAGACCTGGATCATCATGGCCCGCCTGGAGGCCAATCCGCACTTGCCCGAGGGGCCCACTCTGTTCCTCGCCGAAGGCGGAAGCCCGGGCATCGTCGTCGAACGCACCATGAACACGATGGATCGCAACTACGTCGGTGGCCACGGCGTGGTCCGGTTCGAGAACCTGGTGCTGCCGAAGGAGTCGGTGCTCGGCGAGACCGGCCAGGCGCTGCGATACGCGCAGCTGCGGCTGGCCCCGGCCCGGCTCACGCACTGCATGCGCTGGCTCGGTGCCGCCGAGCGCGCACAGAGCATCGCCGTCGAGCATGCCAAGACCCGCACCGCCTTCGGCAGGCCGATCGGCGAGCACGAGGGTGTGTCGTTCCTGTTGGCGGACAACGAGATCGCGCTGCACCAGTGCCGGCTGACCATCTGGCACGCGTGCTGGCTGATGGATCAGGGGCACAAGGCCCGGCACGAGAGCTCGATCGCCAAGTCGTCGGTGTCCGAGGAGCTGTTCAAGGTCGCCGACCGCTGCGTGCAGGTGCTCGGCGGCATCGGCATCAGCGATGAGACGGTGGTGGAGATGATCTTCCGGGATATGCGCGCCTTCCGCCTCTACGACGGCCCGACCGAGGTGCACAAATGGGCAATCGGCCGGAAGGTGCTCCGCTGA
- a CDS encoding alpha/beta fold hydrolase: protein MLYDEGGTGVPILLLHGLMGSARTWRTQLDWLRAFGHVYSFDAAGHGRPPPPELTTEAFVADLAAATSAITEPMVVVGHSMGGLHGWVFAAEHPERVRALVIEDIAPDFRGRTARDWAAMIESWPQPFPDEDAVLDYFGPVAGRYFLESFRRDPDGYRLHGAVATFRDISEEWGVRDFWAQWRAIRVPALLVEGEYTITPPGQMREMAAVHPNARHVLVPGAGHLVHDDRPERYRTEVEEFLREILA from the coding sequence ATGCTGTACGACGAGGGCGGCACGGGTGTGCCGATACTGCTGCTGCACGGGCTGATGGGCAGTGCGCGCACCTGGCGGACGCAGCTGGACTGGCTGCGCGCGTTCGGGCACGTGTACTCCTTCGATGCCGCGGGACACGGCCGCCCGCCCCCGCCCGAGCTGACCACCGAGGCGTTCGTGGCCGATCTGGCGGCGGCCACGTCGGCGATCACCGAGCCGATGGTGGTGGTCGGGCATTCGATGGGCGGGCTGCACGGCTGGGTGTTCGCGGCGGAACATCCCGAGCGGGTGCGGGCCCTGGTGATCGAGGACATCGCCCCGGATTTCCGCGGCCGCACCGCCCGCGACTGGGCGGCCATGATCGAGTCCTGGCCGCAGCCGTTCCCGGACGAGGACGCGGTGCTGGACTACTTCGGCCCCGTCGCCGGCCGCTACTTCCTGGAGTCGTTCCGCCGCGACCCCGACGGCTACCGGTTACACGGGGCCGTCGCCACGTTCCGGGACATCTCGGAGGAGTGGGGAGTCCGCGATTTCTGGGCGCAGTGGCGTGCGATCCGGGTTCCGGCCCTGCTGGTCGAGGGCGAGTACACCATCACGCCGCCGGGGCAGATGCGCGAGATGGCGGCCGTCCACCCGAACGCCCGCCACGTCCTGGTTCCCGGCGCCGGCCACCTCGTCCACGACGACCGTCCGGAGCGCTACCGCACCGAGGTCGAGGAGTTCCTCCGCGAGATCCTCGCCTGA
- the mhuD gene encoding mycobilin-forming heme oxygenase MhuD — protein sequence MAVVKINAIEVPEGAGPELEKRFAHRAHAVENSPGFLGFQLLRPVAGDDRYFVVTHWDSEESFAAWRDGPAKEAHAGSDRKPVASGASLLEFEVVMDVPAKS from the coding sequence ATGGCTGTTGTGAAGATCAATGCGATCGAGGTTCCCGAGGGCGCGGGCCCCGAACTGGAGAAGCGGTTCGCGCACCGTGCGCACGCGGTCGAGAACTCCCCCGGATTCCTCGGCTTCCAGTTGCTCCGCCCGGTGGCCGGTGACGACCGGTACTTCGTTGTCACGCACTGGGATTCGGAGGAATCGTTCGCCGCGTGGCGGGACGGCCCGGCCAAGGAGGCGCACGCGGGCAGCGACCGCAAGCCGGTGGCGAGCGGAGCGTCGCTGCTGGAGTTCGAGGTCGTGATGGACGTCCCGGCCAAGTCCTAG
- a CDS encoding discoidin domain-containing protein: MASTARPASGRRSRLPIGIGAAIGAVVVVAAIVVVVPRAPAAPQGFPCPGDSASTQPGWAPAATSFGAGYDAHPFVGNGYLGLRIPPAGTGYAETGEKTGWPLYTPRYDGAFAAGLYARDPAVADGLATAAALPNWSTLLVGVGDETFSPATPSAQVSNFRQTQYLRCGLVRTELTWTTRDGRATDLVYDVLTDRTDQHAAAVHLTATPHWSGRLTVIDRIDFAGARRVDPIAVPNPDPATYLAEFRTRTTNVTGDVASVLDAGSPARAGESGRQATMDVASGRSHEVTKFVGVDTGRTAPDPGRAAVGAAHRAAARGWSNLLAAQAKSWRALWDSDIEVPGRPDVQRWVRGALYALYSATNPQQDNSISPTGLSSDNYAGLIFWDADIWMYPALLAFRPELARSVIDYRFETLPGARENARRLGHPGAFYPWTSAHTGDLWSECHSWSPPHCVTQIHLQGDVSLAAWQYFLATKDIGYLRERIWPIMSSLAEFWAARATPNPDGSYSVRDVAGPDEYSNGVDDGAYTNGVAAVALRNAVTAAGIIGAPAPPEWTAVADHLRMPFDAQDGIFLQYDGYRGTRIKQADTVLLQYPLEWPMAPQVAERTLDYYAERTDPDGPAMTDSVHQIDAAASGVPGCSVGTYLDRSARPFVREPFGQFAEARGEKAGATDPLAGSPAFDFATLAGGFVQEFTGGLAGLRWREDRVRLDPLLPPQLSAGVTVRGLRWQGRIFDVSVGPERSEVTLRSGERLPVETGNGVRQVDPGRSLDLPTRRPDLTPTSDAARCKTAAASTERPGDYAAAAVDGDPATRWLPATDRADLTVDLGAVTAVSRVAPVWSGPPPPSSEVAISRDNRTWTTVARGTDGSLSVPSYARYVRLRLAGVDPGAETGVRELDVIRAPE, encoded by the coding sequence GTGGCGTCAACTGCCCGACCGGCATCCGGTCGCCGCTCACGATTGCCGATCGGCATCGGTGCGGCGATCGGGGCGGTGGTGGTGGTCGCCGCGATCGTGGTGGTGGTGCCGCGGGCGCCCGCCGCACCGCAGGGCTTTCCCTGTCCCGGCGACAGTGCATCGACGCAGCCCGGATGGGCGCCGGCGGCGACGTCGTTCGGCGCGGGCTACGACGCGCATCCGTTCGTCGGCAACGGCTATCTCGGACTGCGGATACCGCCCGCCGGTACGGGCTACGCGGAGACCGGGGAGAAGACCGGCTGGCCGCTGTATACGCCGCGCTACGACGGCGCGTTCGCGGCCGGTTTGTACGCGCGTGATCCGGCCGTCGCCGACGGACTGGCGACCGCCGCGGCGCTGCCGAACTGGTCGACTCTGCTGGTCGGGGTGGGCGACGAAACCTTCTCGCCCGCAACGCCGTCCGCTCAGGTGTCGAATTTCCGGCAGACGCAGTACCTGCGCTGCGGGCTGGTGCGGACCGAGCTGACCTGGACCACGCGCGACGGCCGCGCCACCGACCTGGTGTACGACGTGCTCACCGATCGCACCGATCAGCATGCCGCCGCGGTGCATCTGACCGCGACACCGCACTGGAGCGGCCGCCTGACGGTCATCGATCGGATCGACTTCGCCGGGGCGCGCCGCGTCGACCCGATCGCGGTGCCGAACCCGGACCCCGCCACGTACCTGGCCGAATTCCGAACCAGGACAACGAATGTGACCGGAGATGTGGCGTCGGTTCTGGATGCCGGGAGCCCGGCTCGGGCGGGGGAATCCGGCAGGCAGGCGACGATGGATGTCGCCTCGGGGCGGTCGCACGAGGTCACCAAGTTCGTCGGCGTCGACACCGGTCGCACCGCGCCCGATCCGGGCCGTGCCGCGGTCGGCGCCGCGCACCGGGCCGCGGCGCGGGGGTGGTCGAATCTGCTTGCGGCGCAGGCGAAGTCTTGGCGTGCGCTGTGGGATTCGGATATCGAGGTGCCCGGCCGGCCGGACGTGCAGCGCTGGGTCCGGGGCGCGCTCTACGCGCTGTACTCGGCGACGAATCCGCAGCAGGACAACAGTATTTCGCCCACCGGGCTGAGCAGTGACAACTACGCCGGACTGATCTTCTGGGACGCCGACATCTGGATGTACCCGGCGCTGCTGGCGTTTCGACCCGAACTGGCCCGGTCGGTGATCGACTACCGATTCGAGACCCTGCCCGGTGCGCGGGAGAATGCCCGGCGGCTCGGACATCCGGGCGCGTTCTACCCGTGGACCAGTGCGCACACCGGTGACCTGTGGAGCGAGTGCCACAGCTGGTCACCGCCGCACTGCGTGACGCAGATCCATCTGCAGGGCGATGTCTCGCTCGCCGCCTGGCAGTACTTCCTGGCCACCAAGGACATCGGTTACCTGCGCGAACGCATCTGGCCGATCATGTCGAGCCTGGCCGAGTTCTGGGCCGCGCGGGCGACGCCGAATCCGGACGGCAGCTACTCCGTCCGCGATGTCGCCGGACCGGACGAATACAGCAACGGCGTGGACGACGGCGCCTACACGAACGGCGTTGCGGCCGTGGCGCTCCGCAATGCCGTCACGGCCGCGGGCATAATCGGTGCCCCCGCGCCACCGGAGTGGACCGCCGTCGCCGACCACCTGCGCATGCCGTTCGACGCGCAAGACGGGATATTCCTGCAGTACGACGGCTACCGTGGCACGCGGATCAAACAGGCCGACACCGTGCTGCTGCAATATCCGCTCGAATGGCCGATGGCGCCGCAGGTGGCGGAGCGGACGCTGGACTACTACGCCGAGCGCACCGATCCGGACGGACCCGCCATGACCGATTCGGTGCACCAGATCGATGCGGCCGCGAGCGGTGTGCCGGGCTGTTCGGTGGGCACCTATCTGGACCGTTCGGCCCGCCCGTTCGTCCGCGAACCCTTCGGGCAGTTCGCCGAGGCGCGCGGGGAGAAGGCGGGCGCCACCGATCCGCTGGCCGGATCGCCGGCATTCGATTTCGCCACTCTCGCCGGTGGTTTCGTGCAGGAGTTCACCGGCGGGCTGGCCGGGTTGCGGTGGCGGGAAGACCGAGTGCGACTGGATCCGTTGTTGCCGCCGCAGCTGAGTGCGGGCGTTACGGTGCGCGGATTACGTTGGCAGGGAAGGATTTTCGATGTCTCGGTGGGTCCGGAGCGCAGCGAGGTCACGCTGAGGTCGGGGGAGCGGCTGCCGGTCGAGACAGGAAATGGTGTGCGGCAGGTGGATCCGGGCCGGTCGCTGGATCTGCCGACTCGGCGGCCGGACCTGACCCCGACCTCCGACGCGGCCCGCTGCAAGACCGCGGCCGCGTCCACCGAGCGCCCGGGCGACTACGCCGCCGCGGCGGTCGACGGCGATCCCGCCACCCGCTGGCTACCGGCCACCGACCGCGCCGACCTCACCGTCGACCTGGGTGCGGTCACCGCCGTGAGCCGGGTGGCGCCGGTATGGAGCGGTCCGCCTCCGCCGTCGTCCGAGGTGGCGATATCCCGGGACAACCGCACCTGGACCACCGTGGCACGCGGAACCGACGGCTCTTTGTCGGTTCCGTCCTACGCCCGCTACGTCCGCCTGCGGCTCGCAGGCGTGGATCCCGGTGCGGAGACAGGTGTTCGGGAATTGGACGTGATTCGCGCACCGGAATGA
- a CDS encoding CbtB-domain containing protein, producing MAVAHTPSRATDSLAAVLVTVGVVLLALLTLYLVGFDQGAVSRSGMYLHELMHDGRHLLGVPCH from the coding sequence ATGGCCGTTGCGCATACCCCGAGCCGCGCAACCGATTCCCTCGCCGCCGTGCTCGTGACGGTGGGCGTCGTCTTGTTGGCACTGCTCACGCTGTACCTGGTCGGCTTCGATCAGGGCGCGGTCTCCCGCAGCGGGATGTACCTGCACGAGCTGATGCACGACGGACGGCACCTGCTGGGCGTGCCGTGCCACTGA
- a CDS encoding CbtA family protein: MPLTGSFTTLLLRGLLAGLIAGLLAGTVGFVIGEPKIESAITLEESSAESGHSHGESEEPLVSRGGQRFGEFLALGLGGLALGAIFAAVANVARRHTALPGPKLAVSLGLCGWLAITAVPFFKYPANPPAVGEPDTINQRTWLWLAAVLLGLAAVGAAVYVHRLLSAQPGTLRLVAAVAVFVIVVAIGYIALPGVNEVKGDFPATLLWQFRVSSLAVSATLWAVLGLAFATLTEFAGRKKAEVSA, from the coding sequence GTGCCACTGACCGGATCGTTCACCACCCTGCTGCTCCGCGGCCTGCTGGCCGGACTGATCGCCGGGCTGCTCGCCGGAACGGTCGGATTCGTGATCGGCGAGCCGAAGATCGAATCGGCGATCACCCTCGAGGAGTCGAGCGCCGAATCCGGCCACTCCCACGGCGAATCGGAGGAACCGCTGGTCAGCCGCGGCGGCCAGAGGTTCGGCGAGTTCCTGGCGCTCGGCCTGGGCGGCCTGGCGCTGGGCGCGATCTTCGCCGCCGTCGCCAACGTCGCACGCCGCCACACCGCCCTGCCCGGGCCGAAGCTGGCCGTATCGCTGGGGCTGTGCGGCTGGCTGGCGATCACCGCGGTGCCGTTCTTCAAGTACCCGGCCAACCCACCCGCGGTCGGCGAACCGGACACGATCAACCAGCGCACCTGGCTGTGGCTGGCGGCCGTGCTGCTCGGACTCGCGGCGGTCGGCGCGGCGGTGTACGTCCATCGGCTGCTCTCGGCACAACCCGGCACGCTGCGACTCGTCGCCGCGGTGGCGGTCTTCGTGATCGTGGTGGCGATCGGCTACATCGCGCTGCCCGGGGTGAACGAGGTGAAGGGGGACTTCCCGGCCACGCTGCTGTGGCAGTTCCGGGTGTCGTCACTGGCCGTGTCGGCGACGCTGTGGGCCGTGCTCGGGCTCGCCTTCGCGACCCTCACCGAATTCGCCGGCCGGAAGAAGGCCGAGGTCTCCGCGTAG
- a CDS encoding OsmC family peroxiredoxin, producing the protein MPTRTARTAWTGGLQDGSGQVELASSGVGKFDVSFPKRTADTAEGTTSPEELIAAAHSSCYAMALSGQIATAGGTVQSLAVDADVTLGPDPAGGFHISTIKLTVRGKVDGLDAAGFQAAAEGAKVGCPISKALAGVGTIELDAALES; encoded by the coding sequence ATGCCAACACGTACCGCGCGCACCGCTTGGACCGGGGGTCTGCAGGACGGCTCGGGCCAGGTCGAACTGGCGAGTTCCGGCGTCGGCAAGTTCGATGTGTCGTTCCCGAAGCGGACCGCCGACACCGCCGAGGGCACCACCAGCCCGGAGGAACTGATCGCGGCTGCACATTCGTCGTGTTATGCCATGGCGCTGTCGGGGCAGATCGCCACCGCCGGCGGCACCGTGCAGAGCCTGGCCGTCGACGCCGATGTCACCCTGGGCCCGGATCCGGCGGGCGGTTTCCACATCAGCACCATCAAGCTGACCGTCCGCGGCAAGGTCGACGGCCTCGACGCCGCCGGTTTCCAGGCCGCGGCCGAGGGCGCCAAGGTCGGCTGCCCGATCAGCAAGGCCCTGGCGGGCGTCGGCACCATCGAACTGGATGCCGCGCTGGAGTCCTGA
- a CDS encoding ABC transporter permease subunit, which translates to MKDLLACARAEFTRLRKWPAFWIVLGTWILLNLTFAYLFNYLAYTSGEGSRMSNGQPRDVLLHLMLPAAVPEVFTQGMAMFGGALMLVLGALVVGGGYGWGSWKTVLTQGPSRTNVIGGAVLALTAVAVALVCAAFVIDTGVAAVIAGTQHESMALPSAGRSLIGIATGTAILGMWTLAGALIGALARGPALAVGLGLVWVLVVENLLRGVGAIFSPVRVITDHLPGTAAGSLAGAMRTAGGAATPGVLDILSRPASFVVLAAYVVAFVGGTVWLVRRRDMI; encoded by the coding sequence ATGAAAGACCTGTTGGCTTGTGCCAGAGCGGAATTCACCCGGTTGCGGAAGTGGCCCGCGTTCTGGATCGTGCTCGGCACGTGGATCCTGTTGAATCTCACGTTCGCCTATCTGTTCAACTATCTGGCCTACACCTCGGGCGAAGGCTCCCGGATGTCGAACGGTCAGCCGCGCGACGTGCTGCTGCATCTGATGCTCCCGGCCGCGGTGCCGGAGGTGTTCACTCAGGGTATGGCGATGTTCGGCGGTGCGTTGATGCTGGTGCTCGGTGCGCTGGTGGTCGGCGGCGGATACGGCTGGGGGAGCTGGAAAACCGTTCTCACCCAAGGGCCTTCGCGGACGAATGTGATCGGCGGGGCGGTGCTGGCGCTGACGGCGGTGGCGGTGGCGCTGGTATGCGCGGCCTTCGTGATCGACACCGGCGTGGCCGCCGTGATCGCCGGTACGCAGCACGAGTCGATGGCGCTGCCGTCGGCCGGCCGGTCTCTGATCGGTATCGCCACGGGCACGGCAATTCTCGGCATGTGGACGCTGGCGGGAGCGTTGATCGGTGCGCTCGCGCGGGGCCCGGCGCTCGCGGTCGGTCTGGGCCTGGTCTGGGTGCTGGTGGTGGAGAACCTGCTGCGCGGTGTGGGAGCGATCTTCTCCCCGGTCCGGGTCATCACCGACCATCTGCCCGGCACCGCCGCCGGCTCGCTGGCCGGTGCGATGCGCACGGCCGGGGGAGCGGCGACGCCCGGGGTTCTCGACATTCTGTCCCGCCCGGCATCGTTCGTGGTCCTGGCCGCCTATGTCGTGGCGTTCGTCGGTGGCACGGTGTGGCTGGTCCGCCGCCGCGACATGATCTGA
- a CDS encoding ABC transporter ATP-binding protein yields MTKSYGSHTAVDALHMTVRGGEIYGFLGPNGAGKTTTLRMLVGLIRPSSGTATVLGGRPGDPDTLRRIGVLIEGPGFYPYLSGRDNLRVLARYRGTFDRRRRSGSGGPADVRTADAPSALSRESGRNGLPAGTRTRDTRALHDDVEHVLHRVGLTDRADEKFRAYSLGMKQRLGVAAALLGRPDLLILDEPTNGLDPAGMADMRELITGLAADGHTVVLSSHLLGEVQEICDRVGVISRGRLLTEATVSELRGAATLFLRAEPIELAFPAVRGVAGDRSALLTATGIRVDAGTAMAPAVARAVIAAGADLLELRTDEKSLEEVFFEMTQTEEVR; encoded by the coding sequence CTGACCAAAAGCTATGGCTCGCACACCGCCGTCGACGCCTTGCATATGACCGTCCGCGGCGGCGAGATCTACGGCTTCCTGGGGCCCAACGGCGCCGGCAAGACGACCACGCTGCGCATGCTGGTCGGCCTGATCCGACCCAGTTCCGGAACGGCGACCGTGCTGGGTGGTCGGCCGGGCGATCCGGATACCTTGCGGCGCATCGGCGTTCTCATCGAAGGGCCCGGCTTCTATCCGTACCTCTCGGGCCGGGACAATCTGCGGGTGCTCGCCCGCTATCGCGGGACGTTCGACCGTCGTCGGCGTTCCGGTTCGGGCGGCCCCGCCGACGTGCGCACCGCTGACGCGCCGAGTGCTCTTTCCCGCGAGAGCGGCCGCAACGGTCTCCCCGCGGGCACCCGAACCCGCGACACCCGCGCGCTGCACGACGATGTGGAACACGTGCTGCACCGGGTCGGGTTGACGGATCGGGCCGACGAGAAGTTCCGCGCCTACTCGCTGGGGATGAAGCAGCGGCTCGGTGTCGCCGCGGCGCTGCTGGGCCGCCCGGACCTGCTCATCCTCGACGAACCCACGAACGGGCTCGACCCGGCCGGCATGGCCGACATGCGCGAGCTCATCACCGGGCTCGCCGCCGACGGGCACACCGTCGTGCTGTCGTCGCACCTGCTCGGCGAGGTGCAGGAGATCTGCGATCGCGTCGGCGTCATCTCGCGGGGCCGCCTGCTCACCGAGGCGACGGTGAGCGAACTACGCGGTGCCGCAACGCTTTTCCTGCGAGCAGAACCGATCGAGCTGGCCTTCCCGGCCGTTCGGGGCGTGGCGGGCGATCGATCCGCGTTGCTGACCGCCACCGGCATCAGAGTCGATGCCGGCACGGCAATGGCGCCGGCGGTGGCGCGCGCGGTGATCGCGGCCGGTGCGGACCTGCTGGAGCTACGCACCGACGAAAAGTCGCTGGAGGAGGTCTTTTTCGAGATGACGCAAACGGAGGAAGTACGATGA
- a CDS encoding sensor histidine kinase — translation MQPKARPHGRDVLPAMIVAAVQLVFGNLANLHQSGTRDLDALGFALLLAGPLLLVVRRTHPRTVFLGVLAVTAAYLLIGYGYGPIFLSLVFAFLTAAARCSRWYTYPFLPVGYLLMVWPVPALRGYSTNGWQAAGLLAWLAVLVAVAEGIRQRRSVLVARRERAEAARANERAERARELARREQRATEERLAIARELHDVLAHSLSVINVQSSVALELLDRKPEQAATSLAAIKEASRDALGEVHALLRSIRAGAGTVAVPTSPAVGIGDLDTLLGPPRAAGLTVRTDIRGTAQRLPAVLDGAAARIVQESLTNVLRHAPSSEAVVTVDYSPGTVRLTIDSSPPRECPQSSTIGGYERTAAAGDKDASGTGYENATAGTDYADTPPASPEAGGSTTSGPVAANNGGNGIPGMIERAHALGGELTAEPRPGGGFRVRARLPVPQHDTDSGTDR, via the coding sequence GTGCAACCGAAGGCGCGGCCGCACGGCCGGGATGTGCTGCCGGCGATGATCGTCGCCGCGGTGCAGCTCGTCTTCGGGAACCTGGCCAACCTGCACCAGAGCGGAACCCGCGACCTCGACGCGCTCGGCTTCGCGCTGCTGCTCGCCGGACCGCTGCTGCTGGTGGTACGCCGCACTCACCCGCGGACCGTGTTCCTCGGCGTACTGGCCGTCACGGCGGCGTACCTGCTCATCGGATACGGGTACGGACCCATCTTCCTCTCGCTGGTGTTCGCCTTCCTCACCGCCGCCGCCCGGTGTTCGCGCTGGTACACCTACCCGTTCCTGCCGGTGGGCTATCTGCTGATGGTGTGGCCGGTGCCCGCGCTGCGCGGCTACTCGACCAACGGCTGGCAGGCCGCCGGCCTGCTGGCCTGGCTGGCCGTCCTGGTGGCGGTGGCGGAGGGTATCCGGCAGCGCCGGTCCGTGCTGGTGGCGCGGCGGGAACGCGCGGAGGCCGCCCGTGCCAACGAACGGGCCGAACGCGCCCGCGAGCTGGCCCGGCGCGAGCAGCGCGCCACCGAGGAACGCTTGGCCATCGCCCGCGAGCTGCACGATGTCCTCGCACACAGCTTGTCGGTGATCAATGTGCAGTCGTCGGTGGCGCTGGAACTGCTGGACCGCAAGCCGGAGCAGGCGGCCACGTCGCTGGCGGCGATCAAGGAGGCCAGCCGCGACGCCCTCGGCGAGGTGCACGCGCTGCTGCGCTCCATCCGGGCCGGCGCGGGAACCGTTGCGGTACCGACGAGTCCGGCCGTCGGCATCGGCGACCTCGATACGCTGCTCGGCCCGCCCCGCGCGGCCGGCCTGACCGTTCGAACCGATATTCGCGGGACCGCGCAGCGGCTGCCCGCCGTGCTGGACGGCGCCGCCGCGCGCATCGTGCAGGAATCGCTCACCAACGTGCTGCGCCACGCCCCGAGCTCGGAAGCGGTTGTCACCGTGGACTACTCGCCCGGCACCGTACGCCTGACCATCGACAGTTCACCCCCTCGCGAATGTCCACAATCGTCCACAATCGGCGGTTACGAAAGAACAGCCGCGGCCGGCGACAAGGACGCCTCCGGGACGGGCTACGAAAACGCCACGGCCGGAACGGACTACGCCGACACACCTCCCGCAAGCCCCGAAGCCGGCGGATCGACGACCAGCGGTCCGGTTGCGGCGAACAACGGCGGCAACGGAATTCCGGGAATGATCGAGCGCGCCCACGCCCTCGGCGGCGAACTGACGGCCGAGCCGAGACCCGGCGGCGGCTTCCGGGTCCGCGCCCGCCTCCCGGTCCCCCAGCACGACACCGACAGCGGAACCGACCGATGA